The Planktothrix serta PCC 8927 sequence TTGAGAGCGGGAATGATTATATAATGGCTTTAAAGAAAAATCAAAAAAAGTTATATGAGCAAGTTGAAGCGGTAATAAAATGTGAAAATCCTTTGAGTGTAGATGTGACTCATGAACACAGCCATGGCAGAAAAGTGACTCGAAAAGTTTCAATTTATCAAGTGGATAGCAACTTTTTTCAGCAAGCCCTAAATAAATAGATGTAAGTTCTCTATACGAAAGCTTTAGAGAAGTTTTTGTTATTCACAAATCAGAAAAATTATCCCCTGAGCAAAACTCCAGACAATTCAGTTAGAATTGCTCAGTTTTTTCGCCTCATTC is a genomic window containing:
- a CDS encoding ISAs1 family transposase; translated protein: MSQRTGCVLNLKKLENKKESEISQAQKIVRDCQLKGKVITFDALHCNQKTAALVIESGNDYIMALKKNQKKLYEQVEAVIKCENPLSVDVTHEHSHGRKVTRKVSIYQVDSNFFQQALNK